Proteins encoded by one window of Haladaptatus sp. ZSTT2:
- a CDS encoding CaiB/BaiF CoA transferase family protein, whose amino-acid sequence MQPLDDLVVVDATQALVGPLASQTLGDLGADVIKIERPGHGDLTRTYSPAYGDELSAYFVSLNRNKRSLTLDLTSAEGQEILHDLVSEADVFIQNFAPGKDEEFAADYDTLNELTEDLIYCDVSGYGNDSPYADEKAFDIILQGESGMMSITGTEDQPARVGISICDISCAMTAIYSIMTALYHRERAGEGQYIDLALLDTSFQFLLYHVTNYFATGENPQRMGTRHPSLMPYQAFETADAYIIVGVISERHWPGFCKAIGHEEWIDLPEYATFADRVENRGELDAILDDIFAELTTEEWLSILGEEDVPCTPVNSVGDLIDDPHIEAKDMVAEMEHPDLGTFKSPANPVNFSSLDTDAAEAPPRLGEHTDEVLSDLGYDDAAREQLRADGVI is encoded by the coding sequence ATGCAACCGCTTGACGACCTCGTGGTCGTCGACGCGACGCAGGCACTCGTGGGGCCGCTGGCGTCTCAGACGCTTGGCGACCTCGGCGCGGACGTCATCAAAATCGAGCGGCCTGGTCACGGCGACCTCACCCGGACGTACTCCCCAGCTTACGGCGACGAACTCTCTGCGTACTTCGTCAGCCTCAATCGCAACAAACGCAGCCTGACCCTCGACCTCACCTCGGCCGAGGGCCAAGAAATCCTCCACGACCTCGTCTCGGAGGCGGATGTGTTCATCCAGAACTTCGCCCCCGGCAAGGACGAGGAGTTCGCCGCCGATTACGACACCCTCAACGAACTCACCGAGGACCTGATCTACTGTGACGTCTCCGGCTACGGCAACGACAGCCCGTACGCAGACGAAAAGGCGTTCGACATCATCCTCCAAGGCGAGTCGGGCATGATGAGCATCACCGGCACGGAAGACCAGCCGGCGCGGGTCGGCATCTCCATCTGTGACATCTCGTGTGCGATGACCGCCATCTACTCCATCATGACCGCGCTGTATCACCGCGAACGGGCGGGCGAGGGCCAATATATCGACCTCGCGTTACTCGACACGAGCTTTCAGTTCCTCCTCTATCACGTTACGAACTACTTCGCCACCGGCGAGAACCCCCAACGGATGGGCACGCGCCACCCGAGCCTGATGCCGTATCAAGCGTTCGAGACTGCAGACGCCTACATCATCGTTGGCGTCATCAGCGAACGCCACTGGCCGGGCTTTTGCAAAGCAATCGGCCACGAAGAGTGGATCGACCTGCCCGAATACGCCACCTTCGCAGACCGCGTCGAAAACCGCGGCGAACTCGATGCGATTCTCGACGACATCTTCGCAGAACTCACGACCGAAGAGTGGCTCTCCATCCTCGGTGAAGAAGACGTGCCGTGTACGCCCGTCAATTCGGTGGGCGACCTCATCGACGACCCACACATCGAAGCCAAGGACATGGTCGCAGAGATGGAACACCCCGACCTCGGCACGTTCAAGTCACCGGCGAACCCGGTCAACTTCTCGTCGCTCGACACAGACGCGGCCGAGGCCCCGCCGCGTCTTGGCGAACACACGGATGAAGTACTTTCCGACCTCGGTTACGACGACGCCGCGCGCGAACAGCTGCGCGCAGACGGAGTTATCTGA
- a CDS encoding thiamine pyrophosphate-binding protein, with amino-acid sequence MRVGDAVVKTLAAGGIDAVFGIPGKQTLPLNQAMAENGIRYVVARHETAVSHQAWGYAETTGRPAATVVIPGPGDMNAMNGLKNALNDCTPLVHIAVETEPEVRGGDGIHETPPDTYDNVVKANLLVETPQSAVAVVERALEEATSHPKGPVRVGIPKNFLPMDVTQATADEVTETTTDRENPSLDDAVSLLAEAERPAILAGGGIRASGASTSLKELAAHIDAPVVTTYKGKGTFPEDHNLSAGVLCGGTSPEVAAVLESADTLLAVGTDFDAVATGKWKHDFPEKLIHVTYHADDIGTGYDPAVGIVGDADRTLRALVDALPAKHSDGAERASTARAADQERFDALVNDSDVLTSVEALQTIRDGVPRDAIVTADAGGFRIWTLVAFPAYDARSYVNPGSWATMGTGLPSAIGAKVANPERDVVSLNGDGGLMMCIHELHTLAAEAIDVTVVVFTNHDYAIISEEAARSYGLSDGAYGWGDAPIDFVALAESMGLTGRRAETSTEIQAELDRARTSEGATLIEIPTDPYEPQASEWMTKSD; translated from the coding sequence ATGCGCGTCGGTGACGCAGTCGTCAAAACGCTCGCTGCAGGTGGTATCGACGCTGTGTTCGGAATCCCCGGAAAGCAAACCCTACCGCTGAATCAGGCGATGGCCGAAAACGGCATCCGCTACGTGGTCGCGCGCCACGAAACCGCGGTCAGCCATCAGGCGTGGGGCTACGCCGAGACGACTGGCCGCCCCGCCGCGACCGTCGTGATTCCCGGCCCGGGCGACATGAACGCGATGAACGGACTCAAGAACGCGCTCAACGACTGCACGCCGCTCGTGCACATCGCCGTCGAGACTGAACCCGAGGTGCGCGGTGGCGACGGCATTCACGAAACGCCACCGGACACCTACGACAACGTGGTCAAGGCGAACCTGCTAGTCGAGACGCCACAGAGCGCGGTCGCGGTGGTCGAACGCGCCCTCGAAGAAGCGACCTCGCATCCGAAAGGTCCCGTCCGCGTCGGCATCCCGAAAAACTTCCTGCCGATGGATGTGACCCAAGCGACGGCAGATGAAGTGACGGAAACCACCACCGACCGCGAGAATCCGTCACTCGACGACGCGGTTTCTCTCCTCGCAGAGGCTGAGCGCCCAGCCATTCTCGCCGGAGGTGGCATCAGAGCGAGTGGGGCGTCTACGTCACTCAAAGAGCTTGCCGCGCACATCGACGCACCTGTCGTCACGACGTACAAGGGGAAAGGAACCTTCCCCGAAGACCACAACCTCTCTGCGGGTGTGCTCTGTGGCGGGACGAGTCCAGAAGTCGCAGCCGTGCTCGAATCAGCCGACACGCTGCTCGCCGTCGGAACGGACTTCGACGCCGTAGCGACCGGGAAGTGGAAACACGACTTCCCCGAGAAGCTGATTCACGTCACCTACCACGCAGACGACATCGGGACGGGCTACGACCCGGCGGTCGGTATCGTCGGAGACGCAGACCGGACCCTTCGGGCGCTCGTGGACGCGCTCCCAGCGAAGCACAGCGATGGCGCAGAACGCGCCAGCACCGCACGCGCGGCAGACCAAGAGCGATTCGACGCGCTGGTGAACGACTCGGATGTACTCACCTCCGTCGAAGCCCTCCAGACCATCCGCGACGGCGTCCCTCGCGACGCAATCGTCACCGCGGACGCCGGTGGCTTCCGTATCTGGACGCTCGTCGCGTTTCCGGCGTACGATGCCCGGAGCTACGTCAACCCCGGGTCGTGGGCGACGATGGGAACTGGCCTCCCGTCCGCCATCGGCGCAAAGGTGGCCAACCCAGAACGCGATGTGGTTTCGCTCAACGGCGACGGCGGGCTGATGATGTGCATTCACGAACTGCACACCCTTGCCGCAGAAGCCATCGACGTGACGGTGGTCGTGTTCACGAACCACGATTATGCGATTATCAGCGAGGAGGCTGCCCGAAGCTACGGCCTTTCTGACGGGGCGTACGGCTGGGGCGACGCCCCGATTGATTTCGTCGCACTTGCGGAGTCGATGGGTCTGACCGGACGGCGTGCAGAAACGTCGACGGAGATCCAGGCGGAACTCGACCGCGCACGCACGAGCGAGGGCGCAACGCTCATCGAGATTCCGACCGACCCCTACGAGCCACAAGCGAGTGAGTGGATGACGAAATCTGACTAG
- a CDS encoding TAXI family TRAP transporter solute-binding subunit: MADISRRNALKSLAGVSALGLAGCLGSIGGSSSGEGDGNGGGGSTSLAVGVPGSSTTTGQASQAFQRVVSEESETISWNTQETGGDPASIRQYDQGNLDAFTAGNFVLAQAMADQPPFEEQPVESLPYQGFMIATLHLHWMAVEGSGIETTDDLIGKNVWPLPPSWGLRQMTEAVLKNAGVWEDIEPNVVDADTGDIAGAIEEGRVDAIVAYGANYVNLPGWATEVDARAKLHSIEVTDQFKEGINKTAGTSFQEVDTYGWEQDVGSDTMGTWPSAFQFHFAKDMSVDVGYELAKLSHDHYEQVREGQPSYLDHSKFENMTDGYLPDAPVHPGVADFLKENDAWNDDWTRGEPQA; the protein is encoded by the coding sequence ATGGCTGACATTAGCAGGCGCAATGCGCTGAAGAGTCTGGCAGGCGTAAGTGCACTTGGACTGGCTGGTTGTTTGGGTAGTATTGGTGGCAGTAGCTCGGGCGAGGGCGATGGAAACGGCGGCGGGGGTTCGACCTCGCTCGCCGTTGGCGTTCCGGGCAGCAGTACGACGACGGGACAGGCAAGTCAAGCGTTCCAGCGCGTCGTGAGCGAAGAATCCGAGACGATTAGCTGGAACACCCAAGAGACGGGTGGCGACCCAGCGAGCATTCGACAGTACGACCAGGGCAACTTAGACGCGTTCACCGCGGGCAACTTCGTACTGGCTCAGGCAATGGCAGACCAGCCACCGTTCGAAGAGCAACCGGTCGAAAGTCTCCCATATCAGGGGTTCATGATTGCGACGCTCCACCTCCACTGGATGGCAGTGGAAGGCTCGGGCATTGAGACGACCGACGACCTCATCGGGAAAAACGTCTGGCCGCTCCCCCCAAGTTGGGGTCTGCGTCAGATGACCGAAGCCGTGCTCAAGAACGCCGGTGTCTGGGAAGACATCGAGCCGAACGTCGTGGACGCGGACACGGGCGACATCGCGGGGGCAATCGAAGAAGGTCGTGTCGACGCCATCGTCGCCTACGGCGCGAACTACGTGAACCTCCCCGGCTGGGCAACCGAAGTCGACGCCCGGGCGAAACTCCATTCCATCGAAGTCACCGACCAGTTCAAAGAAGGCATCAACAAGACGGCAGGGACGAGCTTCCAAGAAGTCGATACCTACGGCTGGGAGCAGGACGTCGGCTCTGACACGATGGGGACGTGGCCGTCTGCGTTCCAATTCCACTTTGCAAAGGACATGTCCGTGGACGTTGGCTACGAACTCGCCAAACTGAGCCACGACCACTACGAACAAGTCCGTGAGGGCCAGCCGTCATACCTCGACCACTCGAAGTTCGAGAACATGACCGACGGCTATCTGCCAGACGCACCGGTGCATCCGGGCGTGGCGGACTTCCTCAAAGAGAACGACGCGTGGAACGACGACTGGACGCGTGGCGAACCGCAAGCCTGA